In a single window of the Candidatus Hydrogenedentota bacterium genome:
- a CDS encoding diguanylate cyclase — MGLNNEGLSLERAWGDRRAKSGDPRRSDTERMREARILVADDQEGVVTLIERVIANAFQCRVRTASSGTEALALLARERYDVFLTDMKMPGVHGFELIEKALESDPDLNVLVMTGYADDFPYVEVIHKGARDFLNKPFLPAELEAKLIRVLREMYLRHDLLVAHRKYRSLFDLSMDGTLLIRMEGGRIEDANDAICSVLSLSAEDLLGGNFGELVAGHDRERFEQWMLLCARSGKGTIGDLQVQHPSGKKLHFDVTVTMVTADSEQFAFLAFRDITEKRETDRELEEAAQKDALTGLYNKRTFTNRLEWAVTSATEKNSPLALLTIDLDNFKRCNDTHGHQAGDMLLKNVGEVIKRSIRIKAYDEGFRCGGDEFSVLLHNFSPGGPAAVAARMHLAFSELECYGTTMSIGIAEFRPGMAASDFVEAADKALYSAKAQGKNATCHAP, encoded by the coding sequence TTGGGATTGAACAACGAGGGGTTGAGCCTGGAGCGCGCGTGGGGCGATCGGCGCGCGAAGTCTGGAGATCCGCGCCGGAGCGACACCGAGCGGATGCGGGAGGCGCGGATCCTGGTTGCCGACGACCAGGAAGGCGTGGTCACGCTTATCGAGCGGGTGATTGCCAACGCATTCCAGTGCCGGGTCCGCACGGCGAGCTCGGGGACGGAGGCCCTGGCGCTGCTGGCGCGGGAGCGATACGACGTGTTTCTTACCGACATGAAGATGCCGGGGGTGCACGGATTCGAACTCATCGAGAAGGCGCTGGAAAGCGATCCGGATCTGAATGTGCTCGTGATGACGGGCTACGCCGATGACTTTCCCTATGTGGAGGTCATTCACAAGGGCGCGCGCGATTTCCTGAACAAGCCGTTTCTTCCGGCGGAGCTCGAGGCGAAGCTGATCCGCGTGTTGCGAGAGATGTACCTGCGGCACGACCTGCTGGTGGCGCACCGAAAGTACCGGAGCCTCTTTGACCTGAGTATGGACGGGACGCTGCTCATCCGGATGGAGGGCGGGCGGATCGAGGATGCAAACGACGCCATTTGCTCGGTGCTCAGCCTGAGCGCGGAGGATCTTCTGGGCGGCAATTTCGGCGAACTTGTCGCCGGCCACGATCGCGAGCGCTTTGAACAGTGGATGTTGCTCTGCGCGCGGTCGGGCAAGGGGACCATCGGGGATCTTCAAGTCCAGCATCCCTCCGGTAAGAAACTCCACTTTGATGTGACGGTGACGATGGTCACCGCGGACAGCGAGCAGTTCGCGTTCCTGGCGTTTCGAGACATTACCGAAAAGCGCGAGACGGATCGTGAACTTGAGGAGGCCGCGCAAAAAGACGCGCTCACGGGCCTCTACAACAAGAGAACGTTCACCAACCGGCTTGAGTGGGCGGTGACGAGCGCAACCGAGAAAAACTCGCCGCTGGCGCTGCTCACGATTGATCTGGACAATTTCAAGCGATGCAACGATACCCACGGGCACCAGGCCGGGGATATGCTCCTGAAGAACGTGGGTGAAGTCATTAAGCGGAGCATACGGATCAAGGCGTATGATGAAGGTTTTCGCTGCGGCGGGGACGAGTTCTCGGTGCTGCTGCACAACTTCTCGCCGGGCGGGCCGGCCGCCGTCGCGGCGCGCATGCACCTGGCCTTCTCGGAGCTGGAATGCTACGGCACGACCATGAGTATTGGCATAGCCGAGTTCAGGCCGGGGATGGCCGCCAGCGATTTCGTGGAAGCCGCGGACAAGGCCCTGTACAGCGCGAAGGCCCAGGGCAAGAACGCCACTTGCCACGCGCCCTGA
- a CDS encoding alanine--glyoxylate aminotransferase family protein encodes MSITSFTPPQRTLMGPGPSDIHPRVLAAMSKPTLGHLDPAFIEMMDQMKQLLQYAFQTKNEMTLPISAPGSAGMECCFANLVERGDKAVICKNGVFSTRMLENVERCGGEAIVIEDEWGQPADPNKLEDALKANPGVKIVGAVHAETATGARSDVKTLAEIAHRHGALIIVDAVTSLAGIELRVDDWGIDAIYSGSQKCLSCTPGLSPVSFGPRAQERIQARQSKIQSWFLDQTLVMGYWGNGGGKRAYHHTAPINALYALHEALVLLQEEGLEQSWERHLFNHNALKAGLEAMGLELPVDPSCRLPQLNVVKIPDGIDDGAVRTALLTEYSLEIGAGLGAGAGKVWRIGLMGHASSKKNVILCLTALDSVLGRLGAPIHQGAGARAALAVYR; translated from the coding sequence ATGAGCATCACGTCGTTCACGCCGCCGCAGCGCACCCTGATGGGCCCCGGCCCCTCCGATATCCACCCGCGCGTGCTGGCGGCGATGTCGAAGCCGACCCTGGGCCATCTCGATCCCGCTTTCATCGAGATGATGGACCAGATGAAACAGCTCCTGCAGTACGCCTTCCAGACGAAGAACGAAATGACCCTGCCGATCTCCGCGCCGGGCTCCGCGGGCATGGAGTGCTGCTTCGCCAACCTCGTGGAGCGGGGCGACAAGGCCGTCATCTGCAAGAACGGCGTCTTCAGCACGCGCATGCTCGAAAACGTGGAGCGCTGCGGCGGCGAGGCGATTGTCATTGAGGACGAATGGGGCCAGCCCGCCGACCCGAACAAGCTCGAAGACGCGCTGAAGGCGAATCCGGGTGTCAAGATCGTGGGCGCGGTGCACGCGGAAACCGCGACCGGCGCGCGCTCGGACGTGAAGACGCTCGCGGAAATCGCGCACCGGCATGGCGCGCTGATCATCGTGGACGCGGTGACCTCCCTCGCCGGCATCGAGCTGCGCGTGGACGACTGGGGCATTGACGCCATCTATTCGGGCAGCCAGAAGTGCCTCTCGTGCACGCCGGGGCTGTCCCCGGTAAGCTTCGGCCCGCGCGCGCAGGAGCGGATCCAGGCGCGCCAGAGCAAGATCCAGAGCTGGTTCCTCGACCAGACGCTGGTGATGGGCTACTGGGGCAACGGCGGGGGCAAGCGCGCCTACCACCACACCGCCCCGATCAACGCGCTCTACGCCCTGCACGAAGCCCTCGTGCTGCTTCAGGAAGAAGGCTTGGAGCAGTCCTGGGAGCGCCATCTTTTCAACCACAACGCCCTCAAGGCCGGCCTGGAGGCCATGGGCCTGGAACTGCCCGTCGACCCCTCCTGCCGCCTCCCGCAGTTGAATGTCGTGAAAATCCCCGACGGCATCGACGACGGCGCCGTCCGCACCGCCCTGCTCACCGAATACAGCCTCGAAATCGGCGCGGGCCTCGGCGCGGGCGCCGGCAAGGTCTGGCGCATCGGCCTCATGGGACACGCCAGCTCGAAAAAGAATGTAATTCTCTGCCTGACCGCGCTCGACAGCGTCCTGGGCCGCCTCGGCGCGCCCATTCACCAGGGCGCCGGCGCCCGGGCGGCCCTGGCGGTCTATCGCTGA
- a CDS encoding PQQ-binding-like beta-propeller repeat protein yields MGRNVSETKELPISFDRKTGENIRWVAPLGEVAFGCPTVAAGRIYVGTNAAALRDDDRFDGVKGGVLVCLDEATGARLWTLLSPERTQGYPELAFVEEQRWGICSSPTVDGDRVYVITNGNDLLCLDVKGQADGNDGPFLEEATYMAGEGKAPVALLPGDGDILWRYDISRELDVAPHDVGSCSALIVGDVVYTSTSNGIGRYRGEGPSDAVNPDAPAFIALNKYTGELLAVDDTAISRNLFHAQWAPPSFGSVANRDLVFLGGSDGYCYAFEALGPARGDSGRLKTVWSFDANPPHYRFDPAGNAIEYGRGDHRAYARRVRLKQDVAAMRAQTRGGNSALKDYVANLEGFNASDGTYVGPSEILGSPVFYDNKVYTLTGRDPLHGLGKGALSCIDARGSGDISESGLVWRYENIGRSMSTVAIADGLVYAADLAGRVYCLDAKTGALHWDHDTGHEIWGNPLVADGKVYVNTRHSFWVFAAGRKKEVLFSSRGGSETGPIAANGVVYAFIRGQLHAIANKGLNGEKGR; encoded by the coding sequence TTGGGGCGAAACGTCTCGGAGACAAAAGAACTACCCATCTCCTTCGACCGAAAGACGGGGGAAAACATCCGGTGGGTCGCGCCCTTGGGTGAAGTGGCTTTCGGGTGCCCCACCGTGGCGGCGGGCCGAATCTACGTGGGGACCAACGCGGCGGCCCTGCGTGACGATGACCGCTTTGATGGCGTGAAGGGGGGCGTGCTCGTATGTCTGGATGAAGCGACCGGGGCGCGGCTTTGGACTCTGCTCAGCCCGGAGCGCACCCAGGGATACCCCGAGCTCGCGTTCGTCGAGGAACAGCGGTGGGGGATTTGCTCCTCACCCACGGTGGACGGAGACCGGGTCTATGTGATAACGAACGGTAATGACCTCCTGTGCCTGGATGTGAAAGGGCAGGCCGATGGCAATGATGGCCCCTTTCTGGAGGAGGCGACCTACATGGCGGGGGAAGGAAAAGCTCCTGTCGCGCTGCTGCCCGGAGACGGAGACATCCTCTGGCGATATGACATATCTCGGGAACTGGATGTGGCGCCCCATGACGTGGGCAGCTGCTCGGCCCTGATCGTGGGGGACGTGGTTTACACGAGTACCTCCAATGGGATCGGCCGTTACCGCGGGGAGGGGCCATCGGACGCGGTGAACCCCGATGCGCCCGCTTTCATCGCGCTGAACAAGTATACGGGGGAGCTATTGGCAGTCGATGATACCGCCATCAGCCGGAATCTCTTCCACGCTCAATGGGCGCCGCCTTCCTTCGGCTCCGTGGCCAACCGCGACCTTGTTTTCCTGGGTGGGAGCGACGGCTATTGCTATGCGTTTGAAGCCTTGGGGCCGGCGAGAGGAGATTCCGGCCGCCTGAAGACCGTCTGGAGTTTCGATGCCAATCCGCCCCACTACCGTTTCGACCCCGCAGGCAACGCTATCGAGTATGGACGGGGCGACCACAGGGCCTACGCCCGGAGAGTGAGGCTGAAGCAGGATGTGGCAGCCATGAGGGCGCAGACCCGCGGCGGGAATTCAGCCTTGAAGGATTACGTCGCCAACCTGGAGGGTTTCAACGCCAGTGACGGCACGTACGTTGGCCCGAGCGAAATTCTGGGGAGCCCGGTGTTTTACGACAACAAGGTCTACACGCTCACGGGCCGCGATCCCCTCCACGGCCTCGGCAAAGGCGCCCTGAGCTGTATTGACGCACGGGGGTCGGGCGACATCAGCGAGAGCGGCCTGGTCTGGCGCTATGAAAACATTGGGCGGAGCATGAGCACGGTGGCCATCGCCGATGGCCTGGTCTACGCGGCCGATCTGGCCGGGCGCGTGTACTGCCTGGACGCGAAGACCGGGGCGCTCCACTGGGATCACGATACGGGCCACGAGATCTGGGGCAATCCGCTGGTGGCCGATGGGAAGGTCTACGTGAACACCAGGCACTCCTTCTGGGTCTTCGCGGCGGGCCGGAAGAAGGAGGTCCTGTTCAGCAGCCGGGGTGGCAGCGAGACCGGGCCCATCGCCGCCAACGGCGTGGTGTACGCCTTTATCCGTGGCCAGCTCCATGCGATTGCGAACAAGGGCCTCAACGGCGAAAAGGGCCGGTAA
- a CDS encoding MFS transporter, which translates to MSAQQPARIEAHQQRLFWGCFIALIATACGFIVRVMILNEWGVEFNLSESEKGQIIGVGFWPFAVSIVLFSLVIDKIGYKAAMIFAFVCHALSAVVTIFATGYEMLWIGTFIAALGNGTVEAFINPVVATIFHREKTKWLNILHAGWPGGMVLGGIIAVLLGVVGIDSWQVKVGLILIPTIIYGVMLINQEFPVHERVASGVSYQAMLKEVGIIGALIVSSLMTIEVCRFFGIENYYVRGAIALALTGAYGFYVKSLGQPLFIFLLFIMMPLATTELGTDGWITSLMENAMGVYGLPPVTVLLYTSVIMMTLRFFAGPIVHRFSPIGLLMGSAVVAILGLVFLSKAAGIGILLAATLYAFGKTFFWPTMLGVVAEQFPKGGAMTLNTIAGVGMLAVGIVGAPFLGYFQDNSISTHLQQQRPELYEEYTTEKTWALGHVNALDQEKLKAASEEDRELVMGLAETARKSALMTVAIFPCIMLVCYIILFFYFKAKGGYKVVHIDEPDEAVYES; encoded by the coding sequence ATGAGTGCACAGCAACCCGCACGCATCGAAGCGCACCAGCAACGTTTGTTCTGGGGCTGCTTCATTGCACTGATTGCCACGGCATGCGGCTTCATTGTCCGCGTAATGATTCTTAACGAGTGGGGCGTTGAGTTCAACCTGAGCGAATCCGAGAAAGGGCAGATCATCGGCGTCGGCTTCTGGCCGTTCGCGGTGAGCATCGTGCTGTTCAGCCTGGTCATCGACAAGATAGGCTATAAGGCGGCGATGATATTCGCCTTTGTCTGTCACGCGTTATCCGCCGTCGTGACCATATTCGCCACGGGCTACGAAATGCTCTGGATCGGCACCTTCATCGCCGCCCTGGGCAACGGCACCGTGGAAGCCTTCATTAATCCCGTGGTCGCAACCATATTCCACCGCGAAAAGACCAAGTGGCTGAATATCCTCCACGCGGGCTGGCCGGGCGGCATGGTGCTCGGCGGCATCATCGCGGTGTTGCTCGGGGTCGTCGGCATCGACTCCTGGCAGGTCAAGGTGGGCCTGATCCTCATCCCGACGATCATCTACGGCGTCATGCTGATCAACCAGGAATTCCCGGTGCACGAACGCGTGGCCTCTGGCGTGTCCTACCAGGCCATGCTCAAGGAAGTCGGCATCATCGGCGCCCTGATCGTCTCCAGCCTGATGACGATCGAAGTCTGCCGCTTCTTCGGCATCGAGAACTACTACGTCCGCGGCGCGATCGCCCTGGCCCTTACCGGCGCCTACGGCTTCTACGTCAAGTCCCTGGGCCAGCCGCTCTTTATCTTCCTCCTCTTCATCATGATGCCCTTGGCCACCACCGAACTCGGTACGGACGGCTGGATCACCTCCCTCATGGAGAACGCCATGGGCGTCTACGGCCTGCCGCCGGTGACCGTGCTGCTGTACACCTCCGTGATCATGATGACCCTGCGCTTCTTCGCCGGACCGATCGTCCACCGCTTCTCGCCGATCGGCCTGCTCATGGGCAGCGCGGTCGTCGCCATCCTGGGCCTCGTCTTCCTGTCGAAAGCGGCGGGCATCGGCATCCTGCTGGCCGCCACGCTCTACGCCTTCGGCAAGACCTTCTTCTGGCCCACCATGCTGGGCGTGGTCGCCGAGCAGTTCCCCAAGGGCGGCGCGATGACCCTGAACACCATTGCCGGCGTCGGCATGCTGGCCGTCGGTATTGTGGGCGCGCCCTTCCTCGGCTACTTCCAGGACAACTCGATTTCGACGCACCTGCAACAGCAGCGTCCCGAGCTCTATGAAGAGTACACCACCGAAAAGACGTGGGCGCTGGGCCATGTCAACGCTCTGGACCAGGAGAAGCTGAAGGCGGCTTCCGAGGAAGACCGGGAGCTGGTGATGGGCCTCGCCGAGACCGCCCGCAAGAGCGCGCTGATGACCGTGGCCATCTTCCCGTGCATCATGCTGGTCTGCTACATCATCCTCTTCTTCTACTTCAAGGCGAAAGGCGGCTATAAGGTGGTCCACATCGACGAGCCCGACGAGGCCGTGTACGAGAGTTAG
- a CDS encoding alpha/beta hydrolase, with amino-acid sequence MKRVFFRIAAAAIALLAAAGGWWYFLDGRGPAIRTDLVRMPAEFGPPPPGYPTENALMLAYVTGTLDLLDREAPVPVPEGVIEELDIEYGREGDISLKLDLYRPAASDAPLPAVLFIHGGGWTGGRRSDYKIYTARLPLRGYVAATMSYRLADKHAFPACVSDTKCAVRWLRANVARLNIDPNKIAVAGGSAGGYLSMMAGYSSGVEDLEGSGGNPDVSSRPDAVVNLYGPTDLTTPYARTHRTVTNFLKTPYDADPDLYQRASPLFHVDSGDPPTFIIQGALDSLVTPDQADALAEKLKDSGVEYWYDCYPGWPHTMDVARPVNDRVLETIDAFLRHVFGAETREIPS; translated from the coding sequence ATGAAAAGAGTGTTTTTCCGCATTGCCGCCGCCGCCATTGCGCTGCTCGCCGCCGCGGGCGGCTGGTGGTATTTTCTCGACGGGCGCGGCCCGGCAATACGCACCGATCTGGTGCGAATGCCCGCGGAATTCGGTCCGCCGCCGCCGGGCTACCCCACCGAGAACGCGCTGATGCTGGCGTACGTAACAGGCACCCTGGACCTGCTCGATCGCGAGGCGCCCGTGCCGGTCCCGGAAGGCGTGATTGAGGAACTCGACATCGAGTACGGTCGCGAGGGCGACATATCGCTGAAGCTGGACCTCTACCGCCCCGCGGCCAGCGACGCTCCGCTCCCGGCAGTCCTCTTTATTCACGGCGGCGGCTGGACGGGCGGGCGGCGCTCGGACTACAAGATCTACACCGCGCGCCTGCCGCTTCGGGGCTACGTCGCGGCCACGATGAGCTACCGCCTCGCGGACAAGCACGCATTCCCGGCGTGCGTGTCCGACACCAAGTGCGCCGTGCGCTGGCTCCGGGCGAATGTCGCGCGCCTGAACATCGACCCGAACAAGATCGCCGTGGCGGGCGGATCGGCGGGCGGCTACCTGTCCATGATGGCGGGCTACAGCAGCGGCGTGGAGGACCTCGAGGGATCCGGCGGCAATCCGGACGTAAGCAGCCGCCCGGACGCCGTGGTCAACCTGTACGGCCCCACGGACCTGACCACGCCATACGCGCGAACCCATCGGACAGTCACGAACTTCCTGAAAACGCCGTATGACGCCGATCCGGACCTGTACCAACGCGCTTCGCCCCTGTTTCACGTGGATTCGGGGGATCCGCCGACCTTTATCATCCAGGGCGCGCTGGACTCGCTGGTGACCCCGGATCAGGCCGACGCGCTCGCCGAAAAACTGAAGGATTCCGGGGTCGAATACTGGTACGACTGCTATCCCGGATGGCCGCACACCATGGATGTGGCGCGCCCGGTGAATGATCGGGTTCTGGAGACGATTGACGCGTTCCTGCGACACGTCTTCGGGGCGGAGACAAGGGAAATCCCGTCATGA
- a CDS encoding PQQ-binding-like beta-propeller repeat protein — MAKRFAPLVIRIGLGANAALALAAATADWPNWTGPLGRNAADTGALPGEFDRSSRQNIRWSVRLGEVAFGSPAVSQGKIFIGTNMAALRDDPRFEGLDGGVLVCLDEVTGSRLWSLATPVRTEGYPERTHMIHQRWGLCSSPTVDGERVYVVTNGNDLLCLDVEGLRNGNDGPFQDEAAFMAGEGREPVTLNPEMDGDILWRYDIPRELEVAPHDVASSSVLVHGNVLYAATSNGIGEGSPVYALNREAPAFVAIDKGSGTYLAREGVSLSENLFHAQWGSATKAEVGGETLIFLGGNDGVCYAFEALSGSGGDGPAPRQLVNRWRFDCNPPHYQRYPNGKPIYYYQGDLRVYRNKVRAGEPVEAFNSGDGNFVGPSEILASPVFHEGRVYVATGRDPLHGLGRGALSCIDATGSGDISESGLVWRYENIGRSMSTVAIADGLVYAADLAGRVYCLDAKTGALHWDHDTGHEIWGNPLVADGKVYVNTRHSFWVFAAGRKKEVLFSSRGGSETGPIAANGAVYAFIRGQLWAIVKKDVEDINDEDR; from the coding sequence ATGGCGAAACGATTCGCGCCGCTGGTGATACGGATTGGTTTGGGAGCGAATGCCGCCCTGGCGCTTGCCGCGGCCACGGCCGATTGGCCCAATTGGACCGGGCCGCTCGGGCGCAATGCGGCCGATACGGGCGCTCTGCCGGGGGAATTTGACCGGAGTTCCCGGCAGAATATCCGCTGGTCGGTTCGCCTGGGCGAGGTGGCCTTCGGCAGCCCCGCGGTGTCGCAGGGCAAAATCTTCATCGGCACGAACATGGCCGCGTTGCGCGACGACCCCCGCTTCGAAGGCCTGGACGGGGGCGTGCTGGTCTGTCTGGATGAGGTCACGGGGTCGCGGCTTTGGTCCCTGGCGACCCCGGTGCGCACGGAGGGCTACCCGGAGCGCACCCATATGATCCACCAGCGCTGGGGGCTCTGCTCGTCGCCCACCGTGGACGGGGAGCGGGTGTATGTTGTCACCAATGGCAACGACTTGCTGTGTCTCGATGTGGAGGGGCTACGGAATGGGAACGATGGCCCCTTTCAGGACGAGGCCGCCTTCATGGCGGGGGAGGGGCGGGAACCGGTCACGCTGAACCCGGAGATGGACGGGGACATCCTCTGGCGCTACGACATCCCCCGGGAATTGGAGGTGGCGCCCCACGATGTGGCGAGCAGCTCTGTGCTGGTCCATGGCAACGTACTGTATGCCGCGACCTCCAATGGGATCGGGGAGGGCAGTCCCGTCTACGCGCTGAATCGTGAGGCCCCGGCGTTTGTTGCGATCGACAAGGGCAGCGGGACCTATCTGGCGCGGGAGGGTGTGTCCCTCAGCGAAAACCTGTTCCACGCCCAATGGGGCTCCGCCACCAAGGCCGAGGTGGGCGGGGAGACCCTCATCTTCCTCGGCGGCAACGACGGCGTCTGCTACGCCTTCGAAGCGCTATCCGGCTCGGGCGGCGATGGGCCGGCGCCTCGACAGCTGGTGAATCGATGGCGATTCGACTGCAATCCGCCCCACTACCAGCGCTATCCCAACGGCAAGCCTATCTACTACTATCAAGGGGATCTCCGGGTCTACCGGAACAAGGTGCGCGCGGGCGAACCCGTGGAGGCCTTCAACTCTGGCGACGGGAATTTCGTTGGGCCGAGTGAGATTCTGGCGAGCCCCGTTTTCCACGAGGGCCGCGTCTATGTCGCCACCGGCCGGGATCCCTTGCACGGGCTCGGGCGGGGCGCCTTGAGCTGTATCGATGCCACCGGGTCGGGCGACATCAGCGAGAGCGGCCTGGTCTGGCGCTATGAAAACATTGGGCGGAGCATGAGCACGGTGGCCATCGCCGATGGCCTGGTCTACGCGGCCGATCTGGCCGGGCGCGTGTACTGCCTGGACGCGAAGACCGGGGCGCTCCACTGGGATCACGATACGGGCCACGAGATCTGGGGCAACCCGCTGGTGGCCGATGGGAAGGTCTACGTGAACACCAGGCACTCCTTCTGGGTCTTCGCGGCGGGCCGTAAGAAGGAGGTCCTGTTCAGCAGCCGGGGTGGCAGCGAGACCGGGCCCATCGCCGCCAACGGCGCGGTGTACGCCTTTATCCGTGGCCAGCTTTGGGCGATAGTGAAAAAGGACGTAGAGGACATCAACGACGAGGACCGGTAA
- a CDS encoding arylsulfatase, which yields MHSQRLHVLSALAATFMIALALPVSAERPNIVYILADDLGYGDVRCLNPESKIPTPHMDRLAAEGIAFTDAHSGSAVCTPTRYGLLTGRYAWRTRLKKHVLFGYSPPLIDQGELTVAQFLKDQGYHTACIGKWHLGLGWQTRDGSALTDATDLTGENIDFALPFTHGPLNLGFDYFFGISASLDMPPYVYLENDRAIAIPSEMKPTTFREGLTADGFETVNVLPDLTDKAVHYLRDRRATAPDQPFFLYLPLTSPHTPVVPAPFVKGWSDAGEYGDFVAQTDHTVGEVLKALDALGVAENTLVIVTSDNGSTEPTEKMVGEFGHRPNHHFRGRKSDAWEGGHRVPFLVRWPAKIKPGIRTDEVTCLTDLLATVADILDAPLPPGAGQDSVSMWPALLNRKRDTPLREYTVHHSIDGAFALRRGPWKFIDAPGSGGWSSNGPNKPEPDAPPVQLYNLGQDIGEQRNLWEAEPEKLAELRALLAACQGGDAE from the coding sequence ATGCATTCTCAAAGGCTTCATGTGCTTTCGGCCCTCGCCGCAACGTTCATGATCGCGCTCGCCCTGCCCGTCTCGGCGGAACGCCCCAACATCGTCTACATCCTGGCCGACGATCTCGGCTATGGCGACGTCCGCTGTCTCAATCCGGAGTCAAAGATCCCAACCCCCCACATGGACCGGCTCGCGGCGGAGGGCATCGCGTTCACGGACGCGCACTCGGGATCCGCCGTGTGCACCCCCACCCGCTACGGCCTGCTCACGGGCCGCTACGCGTGGCGGACGCGCCTGAAAAAGCACGTGCTCTTCGGCTATTCGCCGCCCCTCATCGATCAGGGCGAGCTGACCGTCGCGCAATTCCTGAAAGATCAGGGCTACCACACGGCGTGCATCGGCAAGTGGCACCTGGGGCTCGGATGGCAGACCAGGGACGGTTCCGCGCTCACAGACGCCACCGATCTGACCGGCGAGAACATCGACTTCGCCCTGCCCTTCACCCACGGTCCGCTGAACCTGGGCTTTGACTACTTTTTCGGCATCTCGGCCTCGCTGGACATGCCGCCGTACGTCTATCTGGAGAATGATCGCGCGATCGCCATTCCCTCGGAGATGAAGCCGACCACCTTCCGCGAGGGCCTCACGGCGGACGGCTTCGAAACCGTGAACGTGCTGCCGGACCTGACCGACAAGGCAGTGCACTACCTGCGCGATCGCCGCGCGACGGCCCCGGACCAGCCCTTCTTCCTCTACCTCCCGCTGACATCGCCCCATACCCCGGTCGTTCCCGCGCCCTTCGTGAAGGGCTGGAGCGACGCCGGGGAGTATGGCGATTTTGTCGCACAAACCGATCACACCGTCGGGGAGGTGCTGAAGGCCCTCGACGCCCTGGGCGTCGCGGAGAATACGCTGGTAATCGTCACCAGCGACAACGGCTCCACCGAACCCACCGAAAAGATGGTCGGTGAATTCGGCCACCGCCCGAACCACCACTTCCGCGGGCGCAAGTCCGACGCCTGGGAAGGCGGCCACCGCGTGCCCTTCCTCGTGCGCTGGCCCGCGAAAATCAAACCCGGTATCCGCACGGATGAGGTCACCTGCCTCACCGATCTCCTGGCGACCGTCGCCGATATCCTCGACGCGCCCCTGCCGCCCGGCGCGGGCCAGGACAGCGTCAGCATGTGGCCCGCCCTGCTGAACAGGAAGCGCGACACGCCGCTTCGCGAATACACCGTGCACCATTCGATCGACGGGGCCTTCGCCCTGCGGCGGGGCCCCTGGAAATTCATCGACGCCCCGGGCAGCGGCGGCTGGAGCAGCAACGGGCCCAACAAGCCCGAGCCCGACGCCCCGCCGGTGCAGCTCTATAACCTCGGACAGGATATCGGCGAACAGCGCAACCTGTGGGAAGCGGAGCCGGAAAAGCTGGCCGAGCTGCGTGCGCTGCTGGCCGCCTGCCAGGGCGGGGACGCCGAATAG
- a CDS encoding alpha/beta hydrolase produces the protein MMRTIGKICGAMLILALLGALWWLFIDSAPPPRRPDLVRVPAELGPPPKGFPTENALLAAFGLSSIGLMDLDLVDMDASAPEVEGIAVRKDIVYGMGGDTELQLDLYTPEGLIEPAPGLIFIHGGGWRSGKRQDYALYTSRFARHGYVVATVSYRLREAGYFPNSVEDVKAAVRWMRANAAEINVDPDRIAAIGGSAGGHLAMMLGYTSDVPELEGSGGNPGVSSAVQAVVNIYGPVDFSVYPERDHRLVTTYLQGRYEERTEIYELASPILHVDPSDPPTLIIHGTLDTLVPVTQSDLLAEKFQELGMAYWYDRIDGWPHAMDVANPVNARVEQVAVAFLREVFETAAPER, from the coding sequence ATGATGCGAACGATAGGAAAAATCTGCGGCGCGATGCTCATCCTGGCGCTGCTGGGCGCACTCTGGTGGCTCTTCATCGACTCGGCCCCGCCCCCCCGACGCCCGGACCTCGTCCGGGTTCCCGCCGAGTTGGGCCCGCCGCCGAAGGGCTTCCCCACGGAAAATGCGCTCCTGGCGGCCTTCGGCCTGAGTTCGATCGGCCTGATGGATCTCGATCTGGTGGATATGGACGCGTCCGCACCTGAGGTAGAGGGCATCGCCGTACGGAAAGACATCGTCTACGGCATGGGTGGAGATACCGAATTACAGCTGGATCTATACACGCCGGAAGGCCTCATTGAGCCAGCGCCCGGCCTCATTTTCATCCACGGCGGCGGCTGGCGCAGCGGAAAACGGCAGGACTACGCCCTGTACACCAGCCGCTTCGCGCGGCACGGCTACGTGGTGGCCACGGTCTCCTATCGCCTTCGCGAAGCGGGCTACTTCCCGAATAGCGTCGAAGACGTCAAGGCCGCGGTGCGCTGGATGCGCGCGAATGCGGCCGAGATTAACGTCGATCCCGATCGCATTGCGGCCATCGGCGGTTCCGCGGGCGGGCACCTGGCGATGATGCTCGGCTACACGAGCGACGTCCCCGAGCTGGAAGGAAGCGGCGGAAATCCGGGCGTGAGCAGCGCCGTGCAGGCGGTGGTGAACATCTACGGGCCCGTGGACTTCTCGGTCTACCCCGAGCGCGATCACCGGCTGGTTACCACCTATCTCCAGGGCCGCTACGAGGAACGCACGGAAATCTACGAGCTCGCGTCTCCGATCTTGCACGTGGACCCCTCGGATCCGCCGACGCTGATTATTCATGGCACGCTGGACACCCTGGTGCCTGTGACGCAATCGGATCTGCTCGCGGAGAAGTTCCAGGAACTGGGCATGGCGTACTGGTACGACCGTATCGACGGCTGGCCGCACGCGATGGACGTCGCCAACCCCGTCAACGCGCGCGTGGAACAGGTGGCCGTGGCGTTTCTCCGGGAAGTTTTCGAGACCGCGGCGCCGGAGCGGTGA